One window of the Chanos chanos chromosome 11, fChaCha1.1, whole genome shotgun sequence genome contains the following:
- the fam184b gene encoding protein FAM184B, translated as MASSSGKMTQPGGACNGTAADFSNVEQELYDYQMHTKMCKKIAQLTKAEEREQKAEEEHAERVAVLTQETIELRRDYENRLQDLESEKVTAQNLLEQTLEENKRLKEECQELLRTRDEEENEEEEKRKTAAENEKKIQEGERKKVEKEYEEMTEALREEVRVLKEEKERLEDERRREEEKMKRRIKELEEARQEEQEAAKRSLQESLSEQISQWQQREQENRKSQNATLQQRLKQIEAELETRELRLNESNRHCSKLQERLEDLEEQLEEGRRRVAEAEGVAKKAEEELAVAKERLLLQENELQNKSEELMSQNSSQVRVCAEVEELRSQLSRLNIRNKELELQNSGRSNDHARMLKQHADTLATTRSELQRAHVEEIRRLQQEVEKERESEKQEVEEEKRRVQQKMEEEKVRLKEQLKKALEEVIRKHGNELRHAHAMLDVERKRAQQAEDLKKTVEDERRSLETEREELHKQLQQSNTEISRLEGVIRQLEKERELEREKEEERERERERLAQELEQQPPCGQECVRLREELAYTHSRLQQTQEELSLQRDSLQAENCALQKEREILEQSQQSLEERIRDQFEQRLSDHVAELQREREEEIREITQHWQLRIQELQTQLEERKVLSVKNDGEREKEERLGSAEMDRMKQEIQRTRELNSTLRAQLHATIQEKERLMKKQQLQVVKEEEEDEDGVREEGKKEAEREERAWREQQEELLRVERLNHQRALQALEAQAQEDLQAERQRLLTQHRLQLEKQKAELTQQHTEWVRQITQRHMQQIEDLQAELHTHTQMMALQQDLKQQNRVQSLERQLDEKGSEMQELRRENDELRERVNTLSVEKERRSLLDSNPSSWTEEDEEALERDGRMERNDRATGETSVVRRDRRMEIQTIISDFSAAQTRLQARIVALETELKERDEKGKRREPRVEDLHTIAKLQDKLTERDQLIKRLVEERHQQSQHPPVCGNVTLKPYDTRTRPGSLTPTLKKVMEETPPRVTSVPNLSSYERSVLNPEGVARGTSRAPGSPTVDQGGRGLPLSRTNTPTSLANPPTHSDPRTGIRYIRSPSQELQHQLHHGNISYTQPIRNPSEQRVLETGPDGQDPQKQEWFTKYFSF; from the exons ATGGCTTCCAGCTCCGGTAAAATGACCCAGCCGGGAGGCGCCTGTAACGGGACCGCTGCGGACTTCTCCAATGTAGAGCAAGAGCTGTACGACTATCAGATGCATACGAAAATGTGTAAGAAAATAGCGCAGCTTACTAAG gcagaggagagggagcagaAGGCAGAAGAGGAGCATGCAGAGCGGGTGGCCGTCTTGACCCAAGAAACTATAGAGCTGAGAAGGGACTATGAGAACCGACTGCAGGACCTGGAGTCAGAGAAAGTCACGGCACAGAACCTTCTGGAACAAACCTTGGAGGAAAACAAGCGACTGAAGGAAGAGTGCCAAGAGCTCCTACGAACgagggatgaggaggagaacgaagaagaggagaagaggaagacggCAGCCGAGAATGAGAAGAAAatacaggagggagagaggaagaaagtaGAGAAGGAATACGAAGAGATGACAGAAGCTCTGAGAGAAGAGGTGCGAGTgctaaaagaggagaaagaaagactggaggatgagaggaggagagaggaggagaagatgaagaggaggataaAGGAACTGGAGGAGGCCAGACAAGAGGAACAAGAGGCAGCAAAGAGGTCCCTGCAGGAAAGCCTCAGCGAGCAGATCAGCCAGTGGCAgcaaagagagcaagagaaccGCAAGTCCCAGAATGCCACGCTGCAGCAGAGGTTGAAGCAAATAGAGGCAGAGCTGGAGACCAGGGAACTGAGATTGAACGAGAGCAACAGACACTGCAGCAAACTACAGGAGAGACTTGag gATCTAGAGGAGCAGTTGGAGGAGGGGCGTCGTCGGGTTGCAGAGGCTGAGGGCGTGGCTAAAAAAGCGGAGGAGGAGCTAGCTGTAGCCAAAGAGAGGCTGTTACTGCAGGAGAATGAACTCCAGAATAAATCAG aGGAACTGATGAGTCAGAACTCTAGCCAGGTCAGAGTGTGTGCAGAGGTGGAAGAGTTGAGGTCTCAGCTGAGTCGTCTAAACATCCGGAACAAAGAGCTGGAGCTGCAGAACAGTGGCCGCAGCAACGACCACGCACGCATGTTAAAACAG catgcGGACACCTTGGCCACCACGCGCTCGGAACTGCAGCGCGCCCACGTGGAGGAAATCAGGAGACTCCAGCAGgaagtagagaaagagagagagagcgagaaacaggaagtagaggaagagaagaggagagtgcAGCAGAAAATGGAAGAGGAGAAGGTTCGTCTGAAAGAGCAACTGAAGAAAGCTCTGGAAGAAGTCATACGTAAACACGGCAACGAGCTCAGACACGCTCACGCTATGCTGGAcgtagagaggaagagagctcAGCAG gcAGAGGACCTGAAGAAGACCGTTGAGGACGAGAGGCGGAGCCTGGAGACTGAGAGGGAGGAGCTACATAAACAACTGcagcagtcaaacacagag atttcCAGACTGGAAGGAGTGATCCGACAGCtcgagaaagagagggaattaGAGcgggaaaaggaggaggagagagagagggagagagaaagattggcACAGGAGCTGGAGCAGCAGCCTCCGTGCggacaggagtgtgtgagactgagagaggagctggcatacacacacagccgctTGCAGCAAACGCag GAGGAGTTGAGTCTACAGAGGGACAGTTTGCAGGCAGAGAACTGTGctctgcagaaagagagagagattttagaaCAATCCCAGCAAAGCTTAGAGGAAAGGATCAG ggatcAGTTTGAGCAGAGACTCTCTGATCACGTTGCtgagctccagagagagagagaggaggagatcagAGAAATCACCCAGCACTGGCAACTAAGAATACAGGAACtacagacacag TTAGAGGAGAGGAAAGTTCTCTCTGTGAAGAAtgacggtgagagagagaaagaggagcgcCTGGGCAGCGCAGAGATGGACAGAATGAAACAGGAGATTCAGAGAACGAGAGAACTTAACAGCACTCTGAGAGCCCAGCTCCACGCTACCattcaagagaaagagagactgatgaaaaaacagcagctacag GTGgtaaaagaggaagaggaggatgaggatggagtgagagaggagggaaagaaggaggcggagagagaggagagggcgTGGCGGGAGCAGCAGGAGGAGTTACTGCGGGTGGAGCGTCTGAATCACCAGAGAGCGCTGCAGGCTCTGGAGGCGCAAGCCCAGGAGGACCTACAGGCCGAGAGACAACGCCTACTCACGCAGCACCGCCTACAGCTGG agaaacaaaaggcaGAGTTGACCCAGCAGCACACAGAGTGGGTGAGACAGATCACCCAGAGACATATGCAACAGATAGAAGACCTTCAGGCTgagttacacactcacacacaaatgatggCGCTGCAACag gatctAAAGCAGCAGAACCGTGTGCAGTCACTGGAGCGACAGTTAGATGAGAAAGGGAGCGAGATGCAGgaactgaggagagaaaatgatgaaTTGAGGGAACGAGTGAACACCCTGAGCGTTGAAAAAGAAAGACGCTCTCTCCTTGACTCTAATCCGAG CTCCTGGacggaggaggacgaggaggcGCTAGAACGGGACGGGAGGATGGAGAGGAACGACAGGGCCACGGGAGAGACGTCCGTCGTCAGGAGAGACCGCAGGATGGAAATCCAGACCATAATATCAGACTTCAGCGCCGCCCAGACGCGCCTGCAGGCCCGCATCGTCGCCCTGGAAACAGA gctgaaagaaagggatgagaaaggaaaaaggagggAGCCGAGAGTGGAGGATCTTCACACCATCGCTAAGCTCCAGGATAAACTCACGGAGAGAGACCAGCTCATTAAAAGACTCGTG GAAGAGAGACATCAGCAGTCCCAGCATCCCCCCGTCTGTGGCAACGTCACTTTGAAACCCTACGACACGAGAACACGACCGGGCAGCCTGACGCCAACGCTAAAG AAAGTCATGGAGGAGACGCCGCCACGGGTCACCAGCGTTCCAAACCTCAGCTCGTACGAACGATCCGTCCTGAACCCTGAGGGGGTCGCCAGAGGGACGTCTCGCGCCCCAGGCTCCCCGACCGTGGATCAGGGAGGACGGGGGTTACCCCTATCCCGAACCAACACCCCCACCTCCTTAGCAAATCCCCCCACCCACTCAGACCCCAGGACGGGAATCCGCTACATCCGCTCACCCTCGCAGGAGCTCCAACACCAGCTCCATCACGGCAACATCAGCTACACCCAGCCCATCAG